In Penicillium psychrofluorescens genome assembly, chromosome: 5, a single window of DNA contains:
- a CDS encoding uncharacterized protein (ID:PFLUO_007909-T1.cds;~source:funannotate) encodes MVEILGPVSPARPPTPPRTASRFVSLGDDNPTDSSIVVQTPGESPFTVVGSAGAPPSSRSSKRVNFSPWNKYIKPPTFANPSSNKNPPPSNELRPAKSILKATQSPIPVWSPNADTFTAESLAMLLESVIQQLASESLSSRLDAYMQFFGALRTYEGLPAGQDIADKLGLITEFIQRDVSRDLVNGKPMDTNLANQALKLSAAFVWHAEISTQLSDDFKMFLVEQCITSLREAKVPKSVLSHYMNILTTQNFGPKIMNYSRVTRLLTELHDINKRVPGNAIVSYQLGIYQRLLTQAKTAFISQSEVWIEHLIFGLLHHLKDIRLKAISLGFQIAAAGMDLVLSRNIRDLFDRPLENDRKLGAEIRERMSRMMASTESGVHVPQIWSIIVLLLRSKRWSLEKWDQFREWVLVLQKCFNCSEQAIKAQAIIGWNRFVFAVGPSESTSLSLLKMLGKPILTQFERRKADKSWQSPTNLALSSYYNLLYYAFRPSTSYRHLDRIWDEYVAAPSSGAFSSVPALNDCAYCAIANLLWSSQAKVWSETRITDNERLQPEELLSIDSKWVRSRISEVLKVFEHLFKSSVWSGGSDGIPNVVLAWTNLANALSFASSKEITPSGESMQAVASVLGLLQRLWTAGPPSLNAAGEQSDDEFLARFQLLSTKMIYSLGSIPFTERLLSRAADETFQISNTPNDRRTGPDSKLSSSILHLLRMISNPGELALTPFYKDLVTAIVQASCSGRISRGSRLELLRQFTELRPNGVDSLSRELQVSEEIWKTVAREAADALRSFPMESARERDGSVSRDYDNINTILSSGLHFSSAFQEWSHLLDSFVRVVRTEKGDQLLATMIVEPMADILLSLPARDAYMPSSSLLSHSLSIPFFQDPVTGGEYDSSGSGEEPLFPHKLLGFVGTTLCRVYERFDASDTDYLAHFVESLTSFMSSGFPSFHSKVLETLQPSLCLWLKDEACQIDIDRGANSRILTACRTLSTVVVHILEICVSHDLPSLQRFEAIICAGLESSHTSTVKRFAELWSSTFGLQESLACPAVVQEALQTANGRLQAPISQPQSGVQMDGSLSSLCREGHDQPMNDLYRVQDSAMPLPTAELKSSPVIRAQDSSLMLPAQRLEPAISQPEAPEEQIIESTPVTHNRQTRREVFRMIEAIHSSSPAPTPGKSGLQTPTHLRRLPGPESSNDLLLTPTLGAAEHEGFLGSSPTPGTREPTPAASSEIPRLATTHDVDMNMETDIPSSPPELHSGSPSPRKVKKSRGARRRSARRKAAAARSGEQDPVSSPAVSKLDMTEDNAAISTADTEVVSLQEPEMPLGGRLRSASGKFTPMEPNSAPPVPVKSSKTTETVQTPTRDTAELSSQKTTSTAKSRKSGRKSTSKSKSQEPRQEAEELVGDTAAAPDAAVPDDLVDSASEDVDTQIASQLEQDYQFSRNVVEQENSASHAEQQSGPATKKRKRQEETRPSSRMGTRRSSQRVSTKELVPDAAQTETVESQSLAVPDTTPRVSTDKESPVLRRRPTRSSKLKEVESALPDPTPPVQEATQDSAPQETVQEAETPQPPSKRVRKSLPRSVAEESPAKSTPSRETRSSRRRSQPSQIASQSESLQESDTQFGKSVAQGEPQHEEMLDLDLVPETILSPDKPAEPIDLTVSFNEQPDTQMNDVGPSTEPQSLNLDIAMAEMSTDGPANAPVAKPVPNIAHSTTQTDEQVPPSIEADSSDAGISRSLGKLLEDMKTATLSPTALREIDDLLFNIRVEAHEASRRHNHSA; translated from the exons ATGGTGGAGATCCTGGGCCCGGTCTCTCCTGCTCGTCCGCCTACGCCTCCCCGGACCGCCTCTCGCTTCGTGTCCTTGGGCGACGACAACCCAACCGACTCCTCGATAGTCGTCCAAACCCCGGGGGAGTCGCCCTTCACGGTTGTGGGGTCGGCCGGCGCTCCCCCTTCGAGTCGCAGTTCCAAGCGTGTCAACTTCTCGCCCTGGAACAAGTATATCAAACCACCGACCTTTGCCAATCCCTCGTCCAATAAGAACCCACCCCCCTCCAACGAGTTGCGGCCCGCGAAGTCCATCCTCAAGGCAACCCAATCGCCAATCCCCGTGTGGTCGCCCAATGCCGATACGTTCACCGCGGAATCGCTTGCCATGCTGCTCGAATCTgtcatccagcagctggccaGCGAGTCCCTCAGCTCCAGGCTCGATGCATACATGCAATTCTTCGGGGCGTTACGGACATATGAAGGACTGCCGGCGGGACAAGATATTGCGGATAAGCTCGGTCTGATTACGGAGTTCATCCAACGGGATGTTAGCCGGGACCTTGTGAACGGCAAGCCAATGGACACCAATCTTGCCAACCAGGCCCTGAAGCTCTCGGCAGCCTTTGTCTGGCATGCGGAGATATCCACTCAGCTTTCGGACGACTTCAAAATGTTTCTGGTGGAGCAATGCATCACCAGTCTTCGCGAGGCCAAAGTGCCCAAGTCGGTCTTGTCGCATTATATGAACATTCTGACCACACAGAACTTCGGGCCGAAGATCATGAACTACAGCCGGGTCACCCGTCTGTTGACAGAATTGCATGATATCAACAAGAGGGTTCCTGGCAATGCCATTGTCTCCTACCAGTTGGGCATCTACCAGCGCCTTCTCACTCAAGCGAAAACCGCCTTCATATCCCAGTCCGAGGTATGGATCGAGCACCTGATctttggtcttcttcatcatttGAAGGACATCCGGCTCAAAGCAATATCTTTGGGGTTCCAGATAGCTGCAGCGGGCATGGACCTGGTGCTGTCGAGGAACATCCGAGACCTTTTCGATCGGCCACTCGAGAATGATCGAAAATTGGGAGCCGAGATTCGCGAGCGCATGTCAAGAATGATGGCTTCTACGGAGAGCGGTGTGCATGTTCCCCAGATCTGGagcatcatcgtcctccttctCAGGAGCAAGCGATGGAGCCTGGAGAAGTGGGATCAATTCCGGGAATGGGTTCTTGTGCTGCAGAAATGCTTCAATTGCAGTGAACAGGCCATCAAAGCACAGGCAATTATCGGCTGGAACCGGTTTGTCTTTGCTGTTGGCCCTTCTGAATCAACAAGCCTCTCGCTGCTCAAGATGCTGGGGAAACCGATTCTCACCCAGTTTGAACGAAGGAAAGCCGACAAATCCTGGCAATCTCCTACAAACCTCGCCCTGAGTAGCTATTACAATCTCCTTTACTATGCGTTCCGCCCTTCGACCTCGTATCGTCATCTGGATCGGATTTGGGATGAATACGTGGCTGCTCCCTCGTCGGGTGCATTTTCATCTGTACCGGCTCTCAATGATTGTGCGTATTGCGCAATTGCAAATCTGTTGTGGAGTTCGCAGGCCAAGGTTTGGTCAGAGACTCGGATCACTGACAACGAGAGGTTGCAACCTGAGGAGCTTCTCTCTATCGACAGCAAGTGGGTGAGATCACGGATCTCCGAGGTTCTGAAGGTTTTTGAGCATTTATTCAAGTCGTCTGTCTGGAGCGGCGGCTCGGATGGCATTCCAAATGTGGTCTTGGCTTGGACCAATCTTGCCAACGCTCTATCGTTCGCCTCGAGCAAGGAAATCACTCCATCGGGTGAGTCTATGCAAGCTGTTGCCAGCGTCCTTGGACTACTCCAACGGCTTTGGACAGCTGGCCCACCATCCTTGAACGCGGCAGGAGAACAATCAGATGATGAATTCCTCGCAAGATTTCAGCTATTGTCAACAAAGATGATATATTCCCTTGGGAGTATCCCTTTCACCGAGAGGCTTCTTTCGCGAGCGGCCGATGAAACTTTCCAGATCTCCAACACCCCCAACGACCGTCGTACCGGCCCGGACTCCAAGCTTTCTAGTTCCAttctgcacctcctccgaATGATCAGCAATCCTGGGGAACTCGCATTGACTCCATTCTACAAAGACCTAGTGACTGCTATTGTGCAAGCATCTTGCAGTGGTAGAATTTCGCGAGGGTCTCGTCTCGAACTCCTTCGACAATTCACAGAACTCCGACCTAACGGGGTTGATTCCCTTTCCCGGGAGCTTCAAGTCTCCGAGGAGATATGGAAGACTGTTGCGCGGGAAGCGGCTGACGCTTTGCGCTCTTTCCCCATGGAGTCGGCTCGTGAACGTGATGGATCTGTTTCGCGAGATTACGACAACATCAACACTATTCTTTCCTCTGGCCTTCACTTCTCGAGCGCATTCCAAGAATGGTCTCATCTCCTCGATTCCTTCGTTCGTGTGGTACGAACGGAGAAGGGGGATCAACTGCTTGCCACCATGATCGTGGAACCCATGGCCGACATTCTGCTGAGTCTTCCGGCTCGTGACGCTTATATGCCATCGTCATCACTTCTGAGCCATTCATTGTCTATCCCTTTCTTCCAAGACCCGGTGACTGGTGGAGAATATGACAGCTCCGGATCAGGCGAAGAACCACTATTCCCCCATAAGCTCCTGGGATTTGTTGGGACAACGCTCTGCAGGGTATATGAACGCTTTGATGCTTCGGACACAGATTATTTGGCCCACTTCGTTGAATCCCTGACATCCTTTATGTCGTCGGGCTTTCCATCCTTCCACTCCAAGGTTCTGGAGACACTTCAACCGTCCTTGTGCCTTTGGTTGAAGGATGAAGCATGTCAAATTGATATCGATCGAGGTGCTAATAGTCGAATTCTAACTGCA TGCCGGACGCTTTCAACTGTTGTCGTTCATATCCTGGAGATATGCGTTTCTCATGATCTGCCTTCCTTACAACGATTTGAAGCCATCATCTGTGCGGGCTTGGAGTCGTCGCATACGTCGACCGTCAAACGCTTTGCGGAGCTTTGGAGCTCAACCTTTGGTCTGCAAGAATCACTCGCCTGTCCTGCGGTGGTGCAGGAAGCCTTGCAGACAGCAAATGGGAGGCTTCAGGCTCCAATTTCGCAACCGCAAAGTGGTGTTCAG ATGGATGGCAGCTTATCCTCCTTGTGTCGAGAAGGACACGATCAACCGATGAACGACCTCTATCGTGTCCAAGATAGTGCCATGCCGCTCCCTACTGCCGAACTCAAGTCGTCCCCTGTGATTAGGGCGCAAGACTCTTCATTGATGTTACCAGCTCAACGCCTGGAGCCAGCCATCTCACAGCCTGAAGCTCCCGAGGAGCAAATTATCGAAAGCACACCGGTCACCCACAATCGCCAAACGCGACGTGAAGTTTTCAGGATGATCGAAGCTATCCATTCATCGTCACCAGCACCCACCCCTGGCAAATCGGGCCTTCAAACACCCActcatctccgccgtctGCCTGGTCCAGAATCTTCGAATGACTTACTACTGACGCCTACTTTGGGGGCTGCCGAACATGAGGGCTTTCTTGGTTCTTCTCCTACTCCTGGAACCAGAGAGCCAACGCCTGCCGCCAGCTCTGAAATCCCTCGTTTAGCAACAACCCACGACGTTGACATGAACATGGAGACCGATATCCCATCCTCGCCACCAGAACTCCACTCTGGGAGTCCAAGTCCCCGCAAAGTTAAAAAATCCAGAGGCGCACGCCGCAGGTCTGCGCGCAGGAAAGCCGCTGCGGCTCGATCTGGCGAGCAAGATCCCGTGTCTAGTCCGGCTGTCTCCAAGCTTGATATGACAGAAGATAACGCAGCAATATCCACCGCTGATACGGAAGTTGTCTCCTTGCAAGAACCGGAAATGCCCCTTGGAGGACGCCTGCGCTCTGCCTCCGGCAAATTCACTCCCATGGAGCCGAATTCTGCACCGCCGGTACCTGTCAAATCATCTAAAACTACAGAAACTGTCCAAACACCAACGAGAGACACGGCCGAGCTTTCTTCCCAGAAGACGACATCAACTGCTAAGTCCAGAAAGAGTGGGCGGAAGAGCACGTCCAAGTCCAAATCTCAGGAACCTCGGCAGGAAGCGGAAGAGCTCGTTGGAGATAcggctgctgctcccgaCGCTGCAGTCCCCGATGATTTGGTCGACTCTGCCAGCGAGGATGTCGACACTCAAATTGCTTCTCAGCTTGAGCAAGACTACCAGTTCTCTCGAAATGTCGTTGAACAGGAAAACAGCGCCAGTCATGCCGAGCAACAATCGGGACCTGCTaccaagaaaagaaagcgcCAGGAGGAGACTCGTCCATCCAGCAGAATGGGAACGCGCAGATCAAGCCAGCGCGTGTCCACGAAAGAGCTCGTTCCAGATGCTGCTCAGACTGAGACCGTAGAGTCGCAGAGTTTGGCTGTCCCCGATACCACACCGCGTGTCTCAACAGATAAAGAGTCACCAGTCTTGCGTCGCCGCCCAACCCGCAGTTCCAAACTCAAGGAAGTTGAAAGCGCATTGCCAGACCCGACTCCACCAGTCCAAGAAGCAACCCAAGACTCCGCTCCTCAAGAAACGgttcaagaagcagaaaccCCACAGCCACCATCGAAGCGAGTTCGCAAATCACTTCCTCGTTCTGTCGCAGAAGAAAGCCCAGCCAAGAGCACACCATCTCGTGAAACCCGTTCCAGCAGGAGACGTTCTCAGCCAAGTCAGATTGCATCTCAGTCAGAGTCTTTGCAAGAATCCGATACGCAATTCGGGAAATCTGTTGCTCAGGGAGAGCCTCAGCATGAAGAGATGCTTGATCTGGACCTCGTTCCCGAGACTATCCTGTCTCCGGACAAGCCAGCGGAGCCAATTGATCTTACTGTTTCATTCAACGAGCAACCCGATACTCAGATGAACGATGTTGGACCATCAACTGAGCCTCAATCGCTCAATCTGGATATTGCAATGGCGGAAATGTCTACTGACGGCCCAGCCAACGCCCCAGTGGCCAAGCCAGTTCCCAACATTGCACACTCCACAACTCAAACCGATGAACAGGTGCCTCCCTCGATCGAGGCAGACAGCAGCGATGCCGGCATCAGCCGATCCTTGGGCAAACTCCTCGAGGACATGAAAACAGCCACTCTTAGCCCTACTGCCCTCCGCGAAATCGACGATCTCCTGTTCAATATCCGCGTCGAAGCCCACGAGGCATCCCGACGTCACAACCATTCAGCATAG
- a CDS encoding uncharacterized protein (ID:PFLUO_007910-T1.cds;~source:funannotate) — MATPGTQYVLQAGLASGMSATEGVHSPHPKPVDPHLSDDPYVLPADIMPDSQSRIALRVRGGKDVQIPYMSIGAWSWGDKATFGYNATRDLPRIHAAWEKLKAVGLTFVDTAQAYGDGESERICGSLFQGMSRNSFVVQTKWLSMPDLTNTLMQSKGPKKKLKDSLSRLGLDYVDIYLVHGPIHPAMFSTVAKGMADCVEAGMTRAVGVANYDTHEMIKMADELAKNGVPLAVCQCEYSIIRRFPEASGMIRECRKRGICFQGFASLAEGRLTGRYSQTNQPPRTLRFSSYPMHMLEPTINVLKRIAEERRVPVPAVALNYSINKGVVPLVGIRDPEQAEQDMQALGWRLTEDEIRRIEAVSIQGGTSSFFQHG, encoded by the coding sequence ATGGCCACCCCAGGGACTCAATATGTCTTGCAAGCCGGACTCGCATCTGGCATGTCCGCGACAGAAGGCGTGCACTCGCCGCATCCTAAACCCGTTGACCCACATCTCAGCGACGACCCCTACGTGCTCCCAGCGGACATAATGCCAGACTCGCAGAGCCGGATCGCACTGCGCGTCCGCGGCGGCAAAGACGTACAGATCCCCTACATGAGCATCGGTGCCTGGTCATGGGGCGACAAAGCGACATTCGGCTACAACGCGACGCGCGACCTGCCACGTATTCATGCTGCATGGGAGAAGCTGAAAGCCGTCGGTCTGACCTTCGTCGACACCGCGCAGGCGTACGGCGATGGTGAGAGCGAGCGTATCTGCGGCAGTCTGTTCCAGGGCATGAGCCGGAACTCGTTCGTGGTGCAGACAAAGTGGCTGTCTATGCCGGACCTGACCAACACCCTGATGCAGTCAAAAGgccccaagaagaagctgaaggacTCGCTGTCCCGTCTGGGCCTCGACTACGTCGACATCTATCTCGTACACGGCCCGATTCACCCGGCCATGTTCTCGACAGTGGCGAAGGGGATGGCCGACTGCGTGGAGGCGGGGATGACGCGCGCAGTGGGCGTGGCCAACTACGACACGCACGAGATGATCAAAATGGCCGACGAGCTGGCGAAGAACGGCGTCCCGCTGGCAGTGTGCCAGTGCGAGTACTCGATTATCCGGCGCTTCCCCGAAGCGAGCGGGATGATCCGCGAGTGTCGCAAGCGCGGGATCTGTTTCCAGGGCTTTGCCTCGTTGGCGGAGGGCAGGCTGACGGGCAGGTATTCCCAGACCAATCAGCCGCCGCGCACCCTGCGCTTTAGCAGCTATCCAATGCACATGCTGGAGCCGACGATCAATGTGCTAAAGCGCATTGCGGAGGAGCGCCGcgtgccggtgccggcggTCGCGCTCAATTACTCGATTAACAAGGGCGTTGTGCCGCTGGTGGGCATTCGGGACCCCGAGCAGGCGGAGCAGGACATGCAGGCGCTGGGATGGCGGTTAACAGAGGATGAGATCAGGCGAATTGAAGCCGTTAGTATCCAGGGAGGCACGTCGTCGTTCTTCCAGCATGGATAG